One window of the Streptomyces sp. NBC_00259 genome contains the following:
- a CDS encoding glycine betaine ABC transporter substrate-binding protein, whose amino-acid sequence MRGRGRSLRTALAGCALLLLAAPAGLAGCGLKSGSPLVDDVKPGSVGQGQPLKGASLTVTSKNFSENIILGSMIGLIFKAAGAEVLDRTNLPGSISAREAIVNGDADAMYDYTGTAWITYLGHQEPIVDPYQQWLAVRDADRGHGVVWLPASTLDNTYALAISQKNNAKYGLKTLSDVAALSHKDPSAVTLCVENEFASREDGLPGMEKAYGMNIPAANIRKMDAGIIYTQVSASDSCLLGEVYTTDGRIKAMNLITLEDDKHFFPNYNAAPVLHRATYEKYPDIAKLLDPLSKKLNTEVAQDLNAKVDVAGQDPHTVAKEWLIQEGFIKEG is encoded by the coding sequence ATGCGCGGGCGCGGACGGTCGCTGCGGACCGCGCTGGCCGGCTGCGCGCTGCTGCTGCTGGCCGCGCCGGCGGGACTCGCGGGCTGCGGGCTCAAGAGCGGTTCGCCGCTGGTGGACGACGTGAAGCCGGGATCGGTCGGCCAGGGGCAGCCGCTCAAGGGCGCCTCGCTGACGGTCACGTCGAAGAACTTCAGCGAGAACATCATCCTGGGCTCGATGATCGGGCTGATCTTCAAGGCGGCGGGCGCGGAGGTCCTGGACCGTACGAACCTGCCGGGGTCGATCAGCGCGCGCGAGGCGATCGTCAACGGCGACGCGGACGCGATGTACGACTACACGGGCACGGCCTGGATCACGTACCTGGGCCATCAGGAGCCGATCGTGGACCCGTACCAGCAGTGGCTGGCGGTACGTGACGCGGACCGCGGGCACGGCGTCGTCTGGCTGCCCGCCTCCACCCTCGACAACACCTACGCGCTGGCGATCAGTCAGAAGAACAACGCGAAGTACGGGCTGAAGACGCTGTCCGACGTGGCGGCCCTGTCGCACAAGGACCCGTCGGCGGTGACGCTCTGCGTGGAGAACGAGTTCGCCTCGCGCGAGGACGGACTGCCGGGCATGGAGAAGGCGTACGGCATGAACATCCCGGCCGCCAACATCCGGAAGATGGACGCCGGGATCATCTACACCCAGGTGTCGGCGTCGGATTCATGCCTGCTCGGCGAGGTGTACACGACCGACGGCCGGATCAAGGCGATGAACCTGATCACCCTGGAGGACGACAAGCACTTCTTCCCCAACTACAACGCGGCGCCGGTGCTGCACCGGGCGACGTACGAGAAGTACCCCGACATCGCGAAGCTGCTGGACCCGCTCAGCAAGAAGCTCAACACCGAGGTCGCGCAGGACCTCAACGCGAAGGTGGACGTGGCGGGGCAGGATCCGCACACGGTGGCGAAGGAGTGGCTGATCCAGGAGGGGTTCATCAAGGAGGGCTGA
- a CDS encoding S16 family serine protease, translating to MFSRLSRLSRPWALAVCAVPVVALLAVAGLAPLPFTVAQPGQTTNVLGADKGKPVITISGAPVRKTDGQLRMTTIVATGPSVDVDFGDVLDAWIRADRAVLPHDVVYPSGQSDEQIEKHNTAEMVKSQNSAVQAALGYLKKDPDTVKVGLNLADVGGPSAGLLFSLGIVDKLDGDGAGGDLTGGRTVAGTGTIDADGKVGAVGGVALKTQAAARDGATVFLVPKAECDAAEAELPDGLRLIPVTELKDAVSSLRALEKGGQVPQC from the coding sequence GTGTTCTCACGCCTCTCTCGTCTCTCGCGCCCCTGGGCTCTCGCCGTCTGCGCCGTGCCGGTCGTCGCGCTGCTCGCGGTCGCGGGTCTCGCGCCGCTGCCGTTCACCGTGGCCCAGCCCGGGCAGACCACCAATGTGCTGGGGGCGGACAAGGGGAAACCGGTGATCACGATCTCCGGGGCGCCCGTGCGGAAGACCGACGGACAGCTGCGGATGACGACGATCGTGGCGACCGGGCCGTCGGTCGACGTCGACTTCGGGGACGTCCTGGACGCGTGGATCCGTGCCGACCGCGCCGTGCTCCCGCACGACGTCGTCTACCCCTCCGGGCAGTCCGACGAGCAGATCGAGAAGCACAACACCGCGGAGATGGTGAAGTCCCAGAACAGCGCGGTGCAGGCTGCCCTGGGCTACCTCAAGAAGGACCCGGACACCGTGAAGGTCGGCCTGAACCTCGCCGACGTGGGCGGCCCCAGCGCCGGGCTGCTCTTCTCGCTCGGCATCGTGGACAAGCTCGACGGCGACGGCGCGGGCGGCGATCTCACCGGCGGCCGCACCGTCGCCGGTACGGGAACGATCGACGCCGACGGCAAGGTGGGCGCGGTCGGCGGTGTGGCCCTGAAGACCCAGGCCGCGGCCCGCGACGGAGCGACCGTGTTCCTGGTCCCGAAGGCCGAGTGCGACGCCGCCGAGGCCGAACTCCCCGACGGGCTGCGGCTGATCCCGGTCACGGAGCTGAAGGACGCGGTGTCCTCGCTCAGGGCGCTGGAGAAGGGCGGACAGGTCCCGCAGTGCTGA
- a CDS encoding IclR family transcriptional regulator → MTAETSQTLDRGLRVLKLLADTDHGLTVTELSNRLGVNRTVVYRLLATLEQHALVRRDLGGRARVGLGVLRLGRQVHPLVREAALPALRSLAEDIGATAHLTLVDGAEALAVAVVEPTWTDYHVAYRAGFRHPLDRGAAGKAILAARQGGLTEPAYTLTHGELEAGASGAAAPLIGVTGIEGSVGVVMLADSVPERVGPRVVDAAREVADALR, encoded by the coding sequence GTGACCGCGGAGACCTCCCAGACGCTCGACCGGGGACTGCGTGTCCTCAAGCTGCTCGCCGACACCGACCACGGGCTCACCGTCACCGAGTTGTCCAACCGGCTCGGCGTCAACCGGACCGTCGTCTACCGTCTGCTCGCCACCCTGGAGCAGCACGCCCTGGTCCGCCGTGACCTGGGTGGCCGGGCCAGGGTCGGGCTCGGCGTGCTCCGCCTCGGACGGCAGGTGCATCCGCTCGTACGGGAGGCGGCGCTGCCCGCGCTGCGTTCGCTCGCCGAGGACATCGGCGCGACGGCCCATCTGACGCTGGTCGACGGCGCGGAGGCGCTCGCGGTCGCGGTCGTGGAGCCGACCTGGACGGACTACCACGTGGCGTACCGGGCCGGGTTCCGCCACCCGCTGGACCGCGGCGCCGCGGGCAAGGCCATCCTCGCCGCCCGGCAGGGCGGTCTGACCGAGCCCGCGTACACCCTCACCCACGGCGAACTCGAGGCGGGCGCGAGCGGCGCGGCCGCACCGCTGATCGGCGTGACCGGCATAGAGGGCAGCGTCGGTGTCGTCATGCTGGCCGACTCCGTGCCGGAACGCGTGGGCCCCCGCGTCGTCGACGCGGCCCGCGAGGTCGCGGACGCCCTCCGCTGA